CTGAAAAAAAGTTTAAGTTTTAAGAGTCGTTTAATCAACGCTTTAGTTTAAAAGTTAAGAAAAGATTAAAAAAAGGTTCAAAAAAAGCTTGTAAAAGCGAATAAAGGTTGTAGTTTTGCACCCGCAATAGCGCAGACGTTCTTTAAAATACTGGCAAGAAAAACAAAGTGAATAGAGATTTACTCTTTAAAAAAAACTTTAAAAAAAGCTTGTGAGATTTAAAAACGAAAGTTATCTTTGCACCCCGCAAAACGCTGGAAGTTCCTTGAAAGATTGATGAGAAAAAGAGAAGTAAACGAGATAAAAATTATCTCAAAAAAACTTTAAAATTTTCTTGCCAGTTAAAAAAAGAATAACTACTTTTGCATCCGCTTTGAGAAACAAACGAAAGGCGAAAAAATAGTAAGACACGTTCCTAGACATATTGAATTGACAGCCGTTTTGTTCGCAAGAACAGAACATAAAGAATAAGAGTAATAGAATCGGAAGATTTGAAAAAACCACTAGAACAGAGTCGAATAACAATAGTTCGCCACGGCGAACAAACAATATACGATGAAGAGTTTGATCCTGGCTCAGGATGAACGCTAGCGGCAGGCTTAACACATGCAAGTCGAGGGGTATAGGTTTTCGGATCTAGAGACCGGCGCACGGGTGCGTAACGCGTATGCAATCTACCTTTCACAGAGGGATAGCCCAGAGAAATTTGGATTAATACCTCATAGTATAGCAGTTTCGCATGAAACCACTATTAAAGTCACAACGGTGAAAGATGAGCATGCGTCCCATTAGCTAGTTGGTAAGGTAACGGCTTACCAAGGCAACGATGGGTAGGGGTCCTGAGAGGGAGATCCCCCACACTGGTACTGAGACACGGACCAGACTCCTACGGGAGGCAGCAGTGAGGAATATTGGACAATGGGCGCAAGCCTGATCCAGCCATGCCGCGTGCAGGATGACGGTCCTATGGATTGTAAACTGCTTTTGTACAGGAAGAAACACTCCCTCGTGAGGGAGCTTGACGGTACTGTAAGAATAAGGATCGGCTAACTCCGTGCCAGCAGCCGCGGTAATACGGAGGATCCAAGCGTTATCCGGAATCATTGGGTTTAAAGGGTCCGTAGGCGGTTTAGTAAGTCAGTGGTGAAAGCCCATCGCTCAACGGTGGAACGGCCATTGATACTGCTAAACTTGAATTATTAGGAAGTAACTAGAATATGTAGTGTAGCGGTGAAATGCTTAGAGATTACATGGAATACCAATTGCGAAGGCAGGTTACTACTAATGGATTGACGCTGATGGACGAAAGCGTGGGTAGCGAACAGGATTAGATACCCTGGTAGTCCACGCCGTAAACGATGGATACTAGCTGTTGGGAGCAATTTCAGTGGCTAAGCGAAAGTGATAAGTATCCCACCTGGGGAGTACGTTCGCAAGAATGAAACTCAAAGGAATTGACGGGGGCCCGCACAAGCGGTGGAGCATGTGGTTTAATTCGATGATACGCGAGGAACCTTACCAAGGCTTAAATGTAGATTGACCGGTTTGGAAACAGACTTTTCGCAAGACAATTTACAAGGTGCTGCATGGTTGTCGTCAGCTCGTGCCGTGAGGTGTCAGGTTAAGTCCTATAACGAGCGCAACCCCTGTTGTTAGTTGCCAGCGAGTCAAGTCGGGAACTCTAACAAGACTGCCAGTGCAAACTGTGAGGAAGGTGGGGATGACGTCAAATCATCACGGCCCTTACGCCTTGGGCTACACACGTGCTACAATGGCCGGTACAGAGAGCAGCCACTGGGCGACCAGGAGCGAATCTATAAAACCGGTCACAGTTCGGATCGGAGTCTGCAACTCGACTCCGTGAAGCTGGAATCGCTAGTAATCGGATATCAGCCATGATCCGGTGAATACGTTCCCGGGCCTTGTACACACCGCCCGTCAAGCCATGGAAGCTGGGGGTGCCTGAAGTCGGTGACCGCAAGGAGCTGCCTAGGGTAAAACTGGTAACTAGGGCTAAGTCGTAACAAGGTAGCCGTACCGGAAGGTGCGGCTGGAACACCTCCTTTCTAGAGCCTTAGTGTTAGTAGTAATACACGCTAGGGAAAGAAGACGAAAGTTCAAGTTGGAAACAGATACCAACATTTTATTACTCTTGCTGTTAATTTAAAAAAAAAGAGAGGAAAGAAGATAGAAAATGGAGTATAGATGTAGTCTATAATCTTAAATCTTTATTCTTTACTCAAAATAAAGAGTGTCTCGTAGCTCAGCTGGTTAGAGTACTACACTGATAATGTAGGGGTCGACAGTTCGAGTCTGTCCGAGACAACTATTTACTCTTAGAGAAGGAAATTTTAGAAGTTGAGAGATTAAGGATCAAGAAGTTCATAATTTTTAATTCGTAATTTTTAATTTTTAATTAAAAAGGGGGATTAGCTCAGCTGGCTAGAGCGCCTGCCTTGCACGCAGGAGGTCAACGGTTCGACTCCGTTATTCTCCACAAATTTAGTCGAAAGACTAAAGTCTGAAAGTCAAAAGTATGACTTTATGACCTTAGACTTTATAACTTTCGACCTAAATAAAGTTCATTGACATATTGAGATAAGAAATAATAAAAAGTAGAAAGAACACGTTTGTGATTTATCATAAACGTAGAGACACGATTAATCGTGTCTGTACAATAAGCAAACTAAGGGCGTATGGGGGATGCCTAGGCTCTCAGAGGCGATGAAAGGCGTGATAAGCTGCGAAAAGCTACGGGGACGAGCACACATCGTACGATCCGTAGATACCTGAATGGGGCAACCCACTATGTTGAAGACATAGTACACCGATAGGTGGGCAAACCCGCTGAACTGAAACATCTAAGTAGGCGGAGGAGAAGAAAACAAAAGTGATTCCGTAAGTAGTGGCGAGCGAACGCGGATTAGCCCAAACCAATGTTGTTACGGCAATGTTGGGGTTGTAGGACCACGACATTTTATGTACAAGGAACCGGAAGTTACTGGAAAGTGACACCATAGAGGGTGATAGTCCCGTATGGGTAACGAGTATAATAAATAGTGGTATCCTGAGTAGGGCGGGGCACGTGAAACCCTGTCTGAATTTGGCGGGACCATCCGCTAAGGCTAAATACTCCTGAGAGACCGATAGTGAACCAGTACCGTGAGGGAAAGGTGAAAAGAACCGTGAATAACGGAGTGAAATAGATCCTGAAACCATACGCTTACAAGCGGTCGGAGCCCATTCGTTGGGTGACGGCGTGCCTTTTGCATAATGAGCCTACGAGTTAACGTTGCTGGCAAGGATAAGTGGTTAAGCCACGGATCCGTAGCGAAAGCGAGTCTGAATAGGGCGCTTTAGTCAGTAGTGTTAGACGCGAAACCGTGTGATCTACCCATGGGCAGGATGAAGCGCTGGTAACACAGTGTGGAGGTCCGAACCGGTTGACGTTGAAAAGTCTTCGGATGACCTGTGGGTAGGGGTGAAAGGCCAATCAAACTCGGAAATAGCTCGTACTCCCCGAAATGCATTTAGGTGCAGCGCACGGCATAAAGTTATATAGAGGTAGAGCTACTGATTGGATGCGGGGGCTTCACCGCCTACCAATTCCTGACAAACTCCGAATGCTATATAATGTTTCCGTGCAGTGAGGGCTTGGGTGCTAAGGTCCAAGTCCGAGAGGGAAAGAACCCAGACCATCAGCTAAGGTCCCCAAATATACGCTAAGTTGAAAGAACGAGGTTTGTCTGCCCAGACAGCTAGGATGTTGGCTTGGAAGCAGCCATTCATTTAAAGAGTGCGTAACAGCTCACTAGTCGAGCGGACGAGCATGGATAATAATCGGGCATAAGCGTATTACCGAAGCTATGGATTTCATATTAAATTATGGAGTGGTAGGGGAGCATTCTAACAGGGTTGAAGGTGTGTCGTAAGGCATGCTGGACTGGTTAGAAAAGAAAATGTAGGCATAAGTAACGATAATGCGGGCGAGAAACCCGCACACCGAAAGACTAAGGTTTCCACAGCTATGCTAATCAGCTGTGGGTTAGTCGGGACCTAAGGCGAACCCGAAAGGGACAGTCGATGGACAACGGGTTAATATTCCCGTACTAGTTATTACTGTGATGGGGTGACGGAGTGATGAAAGCGCCGCGAACTGACGGAATAGTTCGTTGAAGTACCTACCTATAAGACCCGCAGGCAAATCCACGGGTTTTGGGGAAATACGATAGTACTCGGATACTTCGGTAGAAGAGATAGTGCGCCTAAGGGCTTCCAAGAAAAACCTCTAAACTTCAGGTAATAAGTACCCGTACCGCAAACCGACACAGGTAGTCGAGGAGAGAATCCTAAGGTGCTCGAGAGATTCATGGCTAAGGAATTAGGCAAAATAGACCCGTAACTTCGGGAGAAGGGTCGCCCCGAGCAATCGGGGCCGCAGTGAAGAGGTCCAGGCGACTGTTTATCAAAAACACAGGGCTCTGCAAAATCGTAAGATGAAGTATAGGGCCTGACACCTGCCCGGTGCTGGAAGGTTAAGAGGAGATGTTATCTTCGGAGAAGCATTGAATTGAAGCCCCAGTAAACGGCGGCCGTAACTATAACGGTCCTAAGGTAGCGAAATTCCTTGTCGGGTAAGTTCCGACCTGCACGAATGGTGTAACGATCTGGACACTGTCTCAGCCATGAGCTCGGTGAAATTGTAGTAGCGGTGAAGATGCCGCTTACCCGCAGTGGGACGAAAAGACCCTGTGCACCTTTACTATAGCTTAGTATTGACCTTGGATAAATGATGTGTAGGATAGGTTGGAGACTGTGAAGTGGCGTCGCTAGGCGTTGTGGAGTCATTGTTGAAATACAACCCTTTGTTTATCTGAGGCCTAACCCCATAATGTGGGGGACATTGCTTGGTGGGTAGTTTGACTGGGGTGGTCGCCTCCAAAAGAGTAACGGAGGCTTCTAAAGGTTCCCTCAGTACGCTTGGTAACCGTGCGTAGAGTGCAATGGCATAAGGGAGCTTGACTGAGAGACATACAGGTCGATCAGGTACGAAAGTAGAGCATAGTGATCCGGTGGTTCCGCATGGAAGGGCCATCGCTCAAAGGATAAAAGGTACGCCGGGGATAACAGGCTGATCTCCCCCAAGAGCTCATATCGACGGGGGGGTTTGGCACCTCGATGTCGGCTCGTCACATCCTGGGGCTGGAGAAGGTCCCAAGGGTTGGGCTGTTCGCCCATTAAAGTGGCACGCGAGCTGGGTTCAGAACGTCGTGAGACAGTTCGGTCTCTATCTACTGTGGGCGCAAGAAATTTGAGTGGATCTGATTCTAGTACGAGAGGACCGAATTGGACAAACCTCTAGTGTATCTGTTGTCACGCCAGTGGCACCGCAGAGTAGCTACGTTTGGAAGGGATAAGCGCTGAAAGCATATAAGCGCGAAACCCACCACAAGATGAGATTTCTTTTAAGGGTCGTGGGAGATGACCACGTTGATAGGCTATAGATGTAAAGGCAGTAATGTCATAGTCGAGTAGTACTAATAACCCGTAAGCTTATGTACACCCTTTTCCTCCCGAGTAATCGGGAGGGAGAAACTTTCTAATACACTTTTTATATTCTTTATCTCAGTATGTTAAGATATTTGCTCGACGCAAGAGCAGTCCAAAGACGAAAGTCACAAGTCCAAAAGGTAACTTTAGACTTTAAGATCTTCGACTTTAGACTAACAACCTTAAGGTGGTTATTGCGGCGGGGCTCACCTCTTCCCATCCCGAACAGAGTAGTTAAGCCCGCCAGCGCAGATGGTACTGCAGTTATGTGGGAGAGTATGTCGTCGCCTTTCTTTGAGAAGCCTATCTGAAAAGATGGGCTTTTTTTTTAATTTACTTATTTAAGTAAGGTACCTTAGCTCAGATGGTAGAGCAATGGACTGAAAATCCATGTGTCCCTGGTTCGATCCCTGGAGGTACCACAACCAAAGCTCGGATGGTGAAATTGGTAGACACGCTGGACTTAAAATCCAGTGAACAGCAATGTTCGTGCGGGTTCAAGTCCCGCTCTGAGTACTCTTGAAACTCCAACACATTCGTGTTGGAGTTTTTTGTTTAAAGGTTGTCTTGTTCTAAAATATCATCAATTTCAAAAGTTGGGGATCATGCAAAAAAGATTGGATAATTTGAATAGGAAAAAATCAATTTTCTTTTCTTCTCTAAACTGACTTCTAAGGTTTTTTATTTTTGCATTAAAAGATTGCAAAACTGCATTTGTACTTCTATTGTCAAAATAGTTTAGTGTTGATTTATTATAGACCTTGAGATTGTATTGAAAGACTTAAATCCAGATTGACTTACTTTTTCATGCCATTTAGCTAATCTTGATAGTCCAATGATTTTATCAGTTGTTTTCTCAAATATATTTCTCAATTCTTGTGCTAAATTATATGCTTTTTCGATATCGGGATATAATTCAAATAATAGCGTGGCACGTTCTATTTGGTTTTCGGACCATTTAGATTTGTTTTTGTAGAGTAAATAGCGGCTGCGGGCTAGTAGTTGTTTAAGTGTGTCTCCATTAACTAAAATCCGGGGTGAATGCGTTTTGTTTTCTAATTTAGCTTTTATTATGTCTTTATTTTCCTCTTCCATCACTTTCCATCGGTGTTTGATACTGATTTCTTGTAAAGCATCCAATGCTAGTTTTTGAACATGAATTTAGCGTAGCGGTATCAGGAATACCAAATTAAAATGCAAGATATGAGTAAAGCGGCCTGTAACCCGCGTAGCATTTGGGAAACATTTCTTAGCAACGAGTCTCATATTTGCTGCCATATCTAGGGTAATTATTGTGACTTGATTACGTGCCTTGAGAGGGATTTTTTCAAGAATAGCAATTATAGTATCGGCTTTAGTTCCTGCAATCATAGCTACGATAGTTCCTTTTCTCCCTTTACCTGCTTTGTTGGTTAAGATAGTATAGAGTTCCCCATTGGAGAATGAAGTTTCGTCAATAGATAAATGTTTGTCTAAGTTTTGTGGAAAAATTAGCCATTGCTTGGCGTGAAGCAGTTGATCTCAGGTTTTAAAATCACTGAGAAAATCTTTGTATTGATCTTGCAGATTTTTGCCGCTAACTCCATAGAAAGAAGCAATTGCATTACAATCGGTTTGTCTGGAATCTATTGATTTCTTTTAAAAAAGACGCAAACTCATGTGTTATCCGAGTCCTGTCTGCTACTAAATTCTAATCTCTAAAAACTACTTGTCCAGTATCTTCGTTGAGCCATATTCGGCGTGTGATATGCAGATAAACTTGATGACCTCGAATAGGAAAGTCTTGAACTGTTATCTGATCAAAAAATTCTTTTGAACTTAATTTGCTCTCACGGTATTCTTTAGGAATAGAATTGATTTCTTTTAAGTATAGATGAAGTATTTCTTGGTCTTTTTCATAAGAAGTCAATTCAAAATAATCTACAATAATCTCTGGTAATAACAACTTGAAAAGTTCTTTAAAAGAATCCTGCATTTCTGTATTTTTTAAAATACAAACAACCCGTTTTTAATATTTCTCCACAACTTTTAGTCTTTTTTCTTACTTCATTTAACACTCATTGTGATCCATAAATAATTAATTAAAACAATTTTATGTAAAAGTTAGTACTAACCACTACACTTGCAGTAAAATCCTATACTAGATTAAAATTGTATTTATTCATCTAGTTTGTGAAAACAGAGAATGATATAAATAATATCTTTCACTATTTTCTAAATACTGATCTTAAATTTATATTAAATCTAAGGTACGTTCTAATGCCATTCCTCGGGACCCTTTTATTAAAATTGAAGTATTTTTTAATTTTGCATTTAAAAAAGCGCTAGAAAAATTTTCAAATGTTTCATAAAAAAGAAAATTTGTCTTATCTATTTTTGTTTCGTAAAATGCCTTGCCTACAAAGTAACAATGCACATTATTAGTATTTGACAGCATTTTAACAATTCCTTCGTGTTCCTTCATGCTATCTGTACCTAGTTCAAACATGTCACCTAATACTAGAATTTTATTTGGGTTTTCTAACTGTAAAAAGTTTTCAATTGCTACCTTCATACTACTTGGATTAGCGTTATAAGCATCCAAAATAATCGAATTTGTATTCTTTGTAATCAATTGGGACCTATTGTTCTCAGGTATGTAATTTTCGAGTGCTACCTTAATTTGTGCATCTGTTATCTTAAAAAAGGTTCCAATTGTTAATGCTGCATTTATATTGTTAGCGTTATACAAACCTATTAATTGAGAATTTATAACCTTATTCTTATATACAACTGTAACTAGTG
This portion of the Flavobacterium sp. CECT 9288 genome encodes:
- a CDS encoding transposase, producing MQDSFKELFKLLLPEIIVDYFELTSYEKDQEILHLYLKEINSIPKEYRESKLSSKEFFDQITVQDFPIRGHQVYLHITRRIWLNEDTGQVVFRD